One genomic region from Frateuria soli encodes:
- the ltaE gene encoding low-specificity L-threonine aldolase produces the protein MDWVDLRSDTVTRPTPAMRAAMLDASVGDDVYGEDPTVNALQQRLADELGFEAALFVPSGTQSNLLALMSHCERGDEYIVGMDAHTYKFEGGGAAVLGSIQPQPIVQDADGALPLDRVAAAIKPVDPHFARTRLLALENTWHGRVLPMDYLRAAHDFARERGLAFHLDGARLYNAAVASGVPAREIARQFDSVSVCLSKGLGAPVGSVLVGSATLIDKARRWRKVAGGGWRQAGMLAAAGLHALDHHVARLADDHARAATLARRLEAVPGLHLLGQHTNMVFVEVPAERLRELDAHLREARIRISIGYLPTLRLVTHLDVDDSGIARTAETFAAFFARGKAT, from the coding sequence GTGGACTGGGTCGACCTGCGCAGCGATACCGTAACCAGGCCAACGCCCGCGATGCGTGCGGCCATGCTGGATGCCTCGGTCGGGGACGACGTCTACGGCGAGGACCCGACCGTCAATGCCCTGCAGCAGCGCCTGGCCGACGAGCTCGGCTTCGAGGCCGCGCTGTTCGTGCCAAGCGGCACGCAGTCGAATTTGCTGGCGCTGATGTCGCACTGCGAACGTGGCGACGAGTACATCGTCGGCATGGACGCGCACACCTACAAGTTCGAGGGTGGCGGCGCGGCGGTGCTCGGCTCCATCCAGCCCCAGCCGATCGTGCAGGATGCCGACGGCGCGCTGCCGCTGGACCGCGTGGCCGCGGCAATCAAGCCGGTCGATCCGCACTTCGCGCGCACGCGCCTGCTCGCGCTGGAGAACACCTGGCATGGCCGCGTGCTGCCGATGGACTACCTGCGCGCCGCGCACGACTTCGCCCGCGAGCGCGGCCTGGCCTTCCATCTGGATGGCGCCCGCCTGTACAACGCGGCGGTGGCTTCCGGCGTGCCCGCGCGCGAGATCGCCCGGCAGTTCGACAGCGTGTCGGTGTGCCTGTCCAAGGGGCTGGGCGCGCCGGTCGGTTCGGTGCTGGTCGGTTCGGCGACGCTGATCGACAAGGCGCGGCGCTGGCGCAAGGTCGCCGGCGGCGGCTGGCGCCAGGCCGGCATGCTGGCGGCGGCCGGCCTGCACGCGCTGGACCATCACGTCGCGCGGCTGGCCGACGACCACGCCCGCGCCGCCACGTTGGCACGGCGGCTCGAGGCCGTGCCGGGCCTGCACCTGCTCGGCCAGCACACCAACATGGTCTTCGTCGAAGTGCCGGCCGAGCGGCTGCGGGAGCTGGACGCACATCTGCGCGAGGCCCGCATCCGCATCAGCATCGGCTACCTGCCGACACTGCGGCTGGTCACGCACCTGGATGTGGACGATTCCGGCATCGCCCGCACCGCCGAAACGTTCGCCGCGTTCTTCGCCCGCGGGAAGGCGACGTGA
- a CDS encoding glycoside hydrolase family 43 protein yields MRGAAARAHGARLLRSTLLALALASPVAAGGARQGAVAHAGNPVIPGWYADPEAAIFDKEYWIYPTLSAGYDQQLFFDAFSSPDLVRWTRHPRVLDAPAVRWARRAMWAPAVVAKGGRYYLFFAANDIHDDREVGGIGVAVADRPDGPFRDLLGKPLVGAFHNGAQPIDQSVFRDDDGKYYLIYGGWKHANIARLKDDFTGFVPFADGTVFKEITPEHYVEGPMMFKRDGRYYLMWSEGGWTGPDYSVAYAIGDSPLGPFRRVGKILEQDPSIATGAGHHSLLHTPDGRWYIVYHRRPRGETVANHRVVCIDRLEFDARGRILPVKMTRQGVEAHPLR; encoded by the coding sequence GTGCGGGGGGCGGCGGCCCGCGCGCACGGTGCGAGGCTGCTGAGGTCGACCCTGCTGGCCCTCGCGCTGGCCTCTCCGGTCGCCGCGGGCGGCGCGCGCCAGGGCGCCGTGGCACACGCCGGCAACCCGGTCATTCCCGGCTGGTACGCCGATCCGGAGGCGGCGATCTTCGACAAGGAATACTGGATCTATCCGACCTTATCCGCCGGCTACGACCAGCAGCTCTTCTTCGATGCGTTCTCCTCGCCGGACCTGGTCAGGTGGACGCGCCATCCCCGCGTGCTGGACGCGCCCGCGGTCCGTTGGGCCAGGCGCGCGATGTGGGCACCGGCCGTGGTCGCCAAGGGCGGGCGCTATTACCTGTTTTTCGCGGCCAACGACATCCACGACGATCGCGAGGTTGGCGGCATCGGCGTGGCGGTGGCCGATCGGCCGGACGGCCCGTTCCGCGACCTGCTCGGCAAGCCGCTGGTGGGCGCTTTCCACAACGGAGCGCAGCCCATCGACCAGTCGGTCTTCCGCGATGACGACGGGAAGTACTACCTGATCTACGGCGGCTGGAAGCACGCCAACATCGCCCGCCTGAAGGACGACTTCACCGGGTTCGTGCCCTTTGCCGACGGCACGGTGTTCAAGGAGATCACGCCGGAGCACTACGTCGAAGGCCCGATGATGTTCAAGCGCGATGGCCGCTATTATCTGATGTGGTCAGAGGGCGGCTGGACCGGGCCGGATTATTCGGTGGCCTACGCGATCGGCGATTCGCCGCTGGGTCCGTTCCGGCGCGTGGGCAAGATCCTCGAGCAGGATCCGTCGATCGCCACCGGCGCCGGCCACCACTCGCTGCTCCACACGCCCGACGGTCGCTGGTACATCGTCTACCACCGGCGGCCCAGGGGGGAGACGGTCGCCAACCACCGCGTGGTCTGCATCGACCGCCTGGAGTTCGATGCCCGGGGCCGCATCCTGCCGGTGAAGATGACGCGGCAGGGCGTCGAGGCTCATCCCTTGCGCTGA
- the ybgF gene encoding tol-pal system protein YbgF produces the protein MKSALAKRFSARLGMAGAFASAMLVAVPALAQNSRLSLADRVSRLEQQAQAQNQGGTSLVNQVQQLQAQVQQLQGQVEELQHALQQLEEKNKAQYIDLDSRLGRLEGNGAGTNSTPAGSAPASAGSAAATPANPAQSPAGTAASGSGTPASAPDGNAQAAYDAAFQALRGGDYAQASRGFRSFIQQYPDTTLTPNAWYWLGESYYVTMNYPVALEAFQRLLSQFPQSEKAPDALLKVGYSQLELKQTDAGKATLQQVTSKYPTSRAASLAQERLRRLQLQSAIR, from the coding sequence ATGAAGAGCGCACTGGCTAAGCGTTTTTCGGCCAGGCTCGGCATGGCGGGCGCGTTTGCGTCCGCCATGCTCGTTGCCGTTCCGGCCCTGGCACAGAATTCCCGCCTGAGCCTCGCCGACCGCGTGTCGCGGCTGGAGCAGCAGGCACAGGCTCAGAACCAGGGTGGTACCAGCCTGGTCAACCAGGTGCAGCAACTGCAGGCGCAGGTGCAGCAGTTGCAGGGCCAGGTCGAGGAACTGCAGCACGCCCTGCAGCAGCTCGAAGAGAAGAACAAGGCGCAGTACATCGACCTCGACTCGCGGCTCGGCCGCCTCGAGGGCAACGGCGCCGGCACGAATTCCACGCCCGCAGGCAGTGCCCCGGCATCCGCCGGCTCGGCCGCGGCAACCCCGGCCAATCCGGCCCAGTCCCCCGCCGGCACGGCAGCCAGCGGCAGCGGCACGCCCGCGTCAGCCCCGGACGGAAATGCACAGGCTGCCTACGATGCGGCTTTCCAGGCGTTGCGTGGCGGTGACTACGCGCAGGCCTCGCGCGGCTTCCGCAGCTTCATCCAGCAGTATCCGGACACCACGCTCACGCCAAACGCCTGGTACTGGCTCGGCGAGTCCTACTACGTGACCATGAACTACCCGGTGGCGCTGGAAGCCTTCCAGCGGCTGCTGAGCCAGTTCCCGCAGAGCGAAAAGGCCCCCGACGCGCTGCTCAAGGTCGGCTACAGCCAGCTCGAGCTCAAGCAGACCGATGCCGGCAAAGCCACGCTGCAACAGGTGACCAGCAAGTACCCCACCTCCCGCGCCGCCAGCCTGGCGCAGGAACGCCTGCGCCGACTGCAACTGCAATCGGCGATCCGCTGA
- the tolB gene encoding Tol-Pal system beta propeller repeat protein TolB, whose product MSNLKSLFALAVLCLAALVAGPAGAQALNVDIVGGVKTATPIVVVPFAQNGGAPLPTDVADVIRNDFNRSGKFRALARSEIVESPSRGADIKFATWRLLKQDYITVGRISDAGGGLLRVEYELWDVNKQQSLLAQAFTAPAGDLRGVAHQIADQIYEKITGVRGAFWTRIAYITAVGLGNNTTYSLIVADSDGYNPQVVARSRESLLSPSWSPDGTKIAYVSFESGNSQVYVQDITTGSRQLVAAHKKGINGAPAWSPDGSKLAVSLSYVGNPELFVIDMASRHETRLTNSLSIDTEPTWSADGQSLYFTSDRSGRPQIYQMPASGGSPTRISFEGQNNANADVSYDGKLIAMVQGNGNVYRIAIMDRSLGGQVRFISPGPIDDSPSFAPNASMLLYAATEGRRGVLYAVSADGQVRQRLVLSDGDVREPAWGPYRKR is encoded by the coding sequence ATGTCCAATTTGAAATCGCTCTTCGCCCTTGCCGTGCTTTGTCTGGCCGCCCTCGTCGCCGGACCCGCGGGTGCGCAGGCGCTCAACGTGGACATTGTCGGCGGCGTCAAGACGGCCACGCCGATCGTGGTGGTGCCCTTCGCGCAGAACGGCGGTGCGCCGCTGCCGACCGACGTGGCGGACGTCATCCGCAACGATTTCAACCGCTCGGGCAAGTTCCGCGCGCTGGCCAGGAGCGAGATCGTCGAGTCGCCCTCGCGCGGCGCGGACATCAAGTTCGCGACCTGGCGGCTGCTCAAGCAGGACTACATCACCGTCGGCCGCATCAGCGACGCCGGCGGTGGCCTGCTGCGGGTCGAGTACGAGCTGTGGGACGTCAACAAGCAGCAGAGCCTGCTGGCCCAGGCGTTCACCGCCCCGGCGGGCGACCTGCGCGGCGTCGCCCACCAGATCGCCGACCAGATCTACGAGAAGATCACCGGCGTGCGTGGCGCCTTCTGGACGCGCATCGCCTACATCACCGCCGTGGGCCTGGGCAACAACACCACCTATTCGCTGATCGTGGCCGACTCGGACGGCTACAACCCGCAGGTGGTGGCCCGTTCGCGCGAATCGCTGCTGTCCCCCTCGTGGTCGCCGGACGGCACCAAGATCGCCTACGTTTCCTTCGAGAGCGGCAACTCGCAGGTCTACGTGCAGGACATCACCACCGGCTCGCGCCAGCTGGTCGCCGCGCACAAGAAGGGCATCAACGGCGCTCCTGCCTGGTCGCCGGACGGCAGCAAGCTGGCCGTGTCGCTGTCCTACGTGGGCAACCCCGAGCTCTTCGTGATCGACATGGCTTCGCGCCATGAGACGCGTCTGACCAACAGCCTGTCGATCGACACCGAGCCGACCTGGTCGGCCGACGGGCAGAGCCTCTATTTCACCTCCGACCGCTCCGGTCGGCCGCAGATCTACCAGATGCCGGCCAGCGGCGGCTCGCCCACCCGCATCAGCTTCGAGGGGCAGAACAACGCCAACGCCGACGTCAGCTACGACGGCAAGCTCATCGCCATGGTGCAGGGCAATGGGAACGTGTATCGTATTGCCATCATGGATCGCAGTCTGGGTGGGCAGGTGCGCTTCATCTCGCCCGGCCCGATTGACGACTCCCCGAGCTTCGCACCGAACGCCAGCATGCTGTTGTACGCCGCTACGGAAGGGCGCCGTGGCGTGCTGTATGCCGTGTCGGCCGATGGCCAGGTCCGCCAGCGCCTCGTGCTGTCCGATGGGGATGTTCGCGAACCGGCCTGGGGGCCGTACCGGAAGCGTTGA
- the queE gene encoding 7-carboxy-7-deazaguanine synthase QueE — MGSDAGEAPVAPVPAERLRITEIFHSIQGEADAIGWRTVFVRLTGCPLRCVWCDTEYSFHGGQWHAIDDILAEVAGHGAHHVCVTGGEPLAQKRCLILLRRLCDAGYDVSLETSGALDVSAVDPRVRKVMDLKAPDSGESARNLWSNLDHLLPHDQVKIVIASRADYEWARSVVAEHALDRRCMVLFSPVHGAVQPRELAEWIIEDRLPVRFQLQLHKLLWNDAPGH; from the coding sequence ATGGGCAGTGACGCGGGCGAGGCGCCCGTCGCGCCGGTCCCGGCCGAACGCCTGCGCATCACCGAGATCTTCCATTCGATCCAGGGTGAAGCCGACGCCATCGGCTGGCGCACCGTGTTCGTGCGCCTCACCGGTTGCCCGCTGCGCTGCGTCTGGTGCGACACCGAGTATTCGTTCCATGGCGGCCAGTGGCACGCAATCGACGACATCCTCGCCGAGGTCGCCGGGCATGGGGCGCACCATGTCTGCGTTACCGGCGGCGAGCCGCTGGCACAGAAGCGTTGCCTGATCCTGCTGCGCCGCCTGTGCGATGCCGGTTACGACGTCTCGCTGGAAACCTCCGGCGCGCTGGACGTGTCGGCGGTCGATCCGCGCGTGCGCAAGGTGATGGACCTGAAGGCGCCCGACTCGGGCGAGAGCGCGCGCAACCTGTGGAGCAACCTCGACCACCTGTTGCCGCACGACCAGGTCAAGATCGTCATCGCCAGCCGTGCCGACTACGAGTGGGCGCGCAGCGTAGTGGCCGAGCATGCGCTGGATCGCCGCTGCATGGTGCTGTTCTCGCCCGTGCATGGTGCCGTGCAGCCGCGCGAGCTGGCCGAGTGGATCATCGAGGATCGCCTGCCGGTCCGCTTCCAGTTGCAGTTGCACAAGCTGCTCTGGAACGACGCGCCGGGGCATTGA
- the queC gene encoding 7-cyano-7-deazaguanine synthase QueC: protein MSETTPRKAVVLVSGGMDSAVTLAIAREQGFAVYALSVAYGQRHGSELEAAERVARAMGALAHKTVQVDLRSIGGSALTADIDVPEQGGEGIPVTYVPARNTIMLSIALGWAEVLGANDILCGVNAVDYSGYPDCRPAFIDAFEQLANVATRAGVEGAGLRIHAPLMRMSKADIAREGQRLGVDFAQTVSCYQADAQGRACGHCDACHLRAEGFRAAGLPDPTRYA, encoded by the coding sequence ATGTCAGAAACCACTCCCCGCAAGGCCGTCGTGCTCGTCTCCGGCGGCATGGATTCCGCCGTCACCCTGGCCATCGCACGCGAACAGGGCTTCGCGGTCTACGCACTGAGCGTCGCCTACGGCCAGCGGCACGGCTCCGAGCTGGAGGCCGCGGAGCGGGTTGCACGCGCGATGGGCGCCCTGGCGCACAAGACCGTGCAGGTCGACCTGCGCAGCATCGGCGGTTCGGCGCTCACCGCGGACATCGACGTGCCCGAACAAGGCGGCGAGGGCATCCCGGTGACCTATGTACCCGCACGCAACACGATCATGCTGTCGATAGCGCTGGGCTGGGCCGAAGTGCTCGGCGCCAACGATATCCTCTGCGGGGTCAACGCGGTCGACTACTCCGGTTACCCGGATTGCCGCCCGGCCTTCATCGACGCCTTCGAGCAGCTGGCCAACGTCGCCACCCGGGCCGGCGTGGAAGGCGCGGGCCTGCGCATCCACGCGCCGCTGATGCGCATGAGCAAGGCCGACATCGCGCGCGAGGGCCAGCGCCTGGGCGTGGACTTCGCCCAGACCGTCAGCTGCTACCAGGCCGACGCCCAGGGACGCGCCTGCGGGCACTGCGACGCCTGCCACCTGCGTGCCGAAGGTTTCCGGGCTGCCGGCCTGCCGGACCCCACACGCTACGCCTGA
- the pal gene encoding peptidoglycan-associated lipoprotein Pal: MNKTARVALVALLCIGAAACSKKQEVKPQPQPEPQPQTQPAPESNKYTPADLDTDACLRQRVVYFDFDKTEIKPEFQQIMACHAKYLQDRPESHVRLEGNTDERGTREYNLGLGERRGNAVSDALQANGGSASQIEVISYGKEKPVCREHNEDCWSKNRRVEIVYTAK; the protein is encoded by the coding sequence ATGAATAAGACCGCTCGCGTCGCCCTGGTCGCCCTGCTCTGCATCGGCGCAGCCGCTTGCTCGAAGAAGCAGGAAGTCAAGCCGCAGCCCCAGCCGGAGCCGCAGCCGCAGACCCAGCCGGCCCCGGAGAGCAACAAGTACACCCCGGCCGACCTCGATACCGACGCCTGCCTGCGCCAGCGCGTCGTGTACTTCGATTTCGACAAGACCGAGATCAAGCCGGAGTTCCAGCAGATCATGGCGTGCCACGCCAAGTACCTGCAGGACCGTCCGGAATCGCACGTGCGCCTGGAAGGCAACACCGACGAGCGCGGCACCCGCGAATACAACCTGGGCCTGGGCGAGCGCCGCGGCAATGCCGTGTCCGACGCGCTGCAGGCCAACGGTGGCTCGGCCAGCCAGATCGAAGTGATCTCCTACGGCAAGGAAAAGCCGGTGTGCCGTGAGCACAACGAGGACTGCTGGAGCAAGAACCGTCGCGTCGAGATCGTCTACACGGCGAAGTAA